Proteins found in one Triticum urartu cultivar G1812 chromosome 4, Tu2.1, whole genome shotgun sequence genomic segment:
- the LOC125551110 gene encoding uncharacterized protein LOC125551110, which yields MAYRRKQQGPVASDDRRTPQPQSSAASSYNYTSMDSMREPKVGLWGALARKAKGILDEDAAAHKFDDHGKVQSATRKPNLSDGAQAPQSRWSFDSYGGTERSEPWKRSEALAASVNQFGGRIRNALEEGLIIVDNKTSNIIEETKKIQIRRKPNSSSLHMQNPAADAFPPPSFTLNKAEAAQETQLKASRDVANAMAAKAKLVLRELKTVKADLAFAKQRCTQLEEENKMLRGTKQKGVKIEEDDDLIRMQLETLLAEKSRLAQENSMYARENRFLREIVDFHQSAAHNVVSFGDGNMKDSKLEEDTNRAYTENMFPVVEAYLAQEEVSPVPSRPDSPILSPGESSSPVSIISVDNAANSPRNALKPNELVPDKD from the exons ATGGCCTACCGCCGGAAGCAGCAGGGGCCCGTCGCCTCCGACGACCGCCGGACTCCCCAGCCCCAG AGTTCGGCTGCTTCGTCGTACAACTACACGTCGATGGATAGCATGCGTGAGCCTAAGGTTGGATTGTGGGGAGCATTGGCAAGAAAGGCCAAGGGGATTCTCGATGAGGATGCTGCTGCTCACAAGTTCGATGACCATGGGAAAGTTCAAAGTGCTACTCGCAAGCCCAACTTATCGGATGGAGCTCAG GCCCCTCAATCTCGTTGGTCATTCGACAGCTATGGAGGAACAGAAAGGAGCGAACCGTGGAAGAGGTCAGAGGCACTTGCCGCTTCTGTCAACCAGTTTGGTGGAAGAATCAGAAACGCCTTGGAA GAAGGTCTCATTATTGTCGATAATAAGACATCAAACATCATCGAGGAAACAAAGAAGATACAAATTAGAAGAAAGCCTAACAGTTCCAGTTTGCATATGCAGAATCCTGCTGCAGATGCATTCCCCCCTCCGAGTTTCACACTGAATAAAGCTGAGGCAGCCCAGGAGACCCAGTTAAAAGCTTCTCGCGAC GTTGCTAATGCGATGGCTGCTAAAGCAAAACTTGTACTTCGTGAACTAAAAACTGTTAAAGCGGACCTAGCCTTTGCGAAGCAGCGCTGCACTCAGCTAGAAGAAGAGAACAAAATGTTGCGTGGAACTAAGCAGAAAGGGGTCAAAATTGAAGAGGATGATGACCTG ATCCGCATGCAACTGGAGACATTACTGGCCGAGAAATCAAGGCTGGCACAGGAGAACTCCATGTATGCCCGTGAAAATCGCTTCCTGCGTGAAATAGTAGATTTTCACCAGTCCGCCGCCCACAATGTCGTCTCCTTTGGCGATGGCAATATGAAAGACAGCAAGCTAGAAGAAGATACCAATCGCGCATACACTGAAAACATGTTTCCGGTGGTTGAAGCTTATTTAGCCCAGGAAGAAGTATCGCCCGTCCCCTCCAGGCCAGATTCTCCGATCCTCAGCCCAGGCGAGTCATCATCCCCAGTATCCATCATTTCTGTAGATAATGCTGCTAATTCTCCGAGGAACGCCTTGAAGCCAAATGAGTTGGTGCCTGACAAAGATTGA